A window from Pangasianodon hypophthalmus isolate fPanHyp1 chromosome 4, fPanHyp1.pri, whole genome shotgun sequence encodes these proteins:
- the ankrd53 gene encoding ankyrin repeat domain-containing protein 53, protein MEGVCARKLPAGDLFHAAVSGDPEWLGLSLERVQSPGQQHNKQGLTVLHVAAQHGQLNCLKLLLESCIVDVNASCLRGWRPLHMALSPESKPNSYCCLTYLLEHGAEPNVSTDEGLTPLHMAAAEGLRECVETLVRVGADTHARDSRGHTPLELACLWGHRVVARILKNAMWHRDKKRDMQKRQELQNLKQNMIRMHRKAEGMQKLAREAINKQKVSEWAESKGLPCLRSPTTGLWTLKHHCCHSAKPVTKHHAAESREMWNISPNPSRPPPANISRSSTVRIGVHPEEAVDEPDLHQSVTLHSSGNGHVHCTASWDDIPQPMPDLPLDVIQKGLFPSEFPSRISGPLQLQCSSVLDLPHRGGIHGTEASPWTEVAMHLAEELQPGRY, encoded by the exons ATGGAGGGCGTGTG CGCGCGAAAGCTCCCAGCCGGAGACTTGTTTCATGCCGCAGTGTCTGGAGATCCTGAGTGGCTGGGTTTGAGTCTGGAGAGAGTGCAGTCACCAGGTCAGCAGCACAATAAACAG ggtctTACAGTGCTCCACGTGGCTGCTCAACATGGTCAGCTAAATTGCTTGAAGCTGCTTCTGGAATCTTGTATTGTGGATGTGAACGCAAGCTGTCTGCGTGGCTGGAGACCGTTACACATGGCGCTGAGCCCAGAGAGCAAGCCAAACTCTTACTGCTGCCTCACATATCTGCTGGAACATGGAGCAGAGCCCAATGT TTCCACAGATGAAGGACTGACCCCACTGCACATGGCCGCAGCTGAAGgcctgagagagtgtgttgaAACGTTGGTTAGGGTTGGAGCAGACACTCACGCACGTGATAGCCGAGGACACACACCCCTCGAACTCGCTTGCCTGTGGGGTCACAGGGTTGTTGCCAG GATTCTTAAAAACGCGATGTGGCATAGAGATAAGAAGAGAGACATGCAGAAACGCCAAGAACTGCAGAATCTCAAACAGAACATGATCAGGATGCACAGGAAAGCAGAGGGAATGCAGAAg TTAGCCAGAGAGGCCATTAACAAGCAGAAGGTATCCGAGTGGGCTGAAAGCAAGGGTCTTCCCTGTCTCAGGTCTCCGACAACGGGCTTGTGGACATTAAAGCATCACTGCTGCCATTCTGCCAAGCCTGTCACAAAACACCATGCAGCTGAATCAAGAGAAATGTGGAACATCTCACCCAACCCATCAAGACCTCCTCCAGCAAACATCAGCAGATCTAGCACAGTGAGAATCGGTGTCCATCCAGAGGAAGCAGTAGACGAGCCTGATCTGCACCAGAGTGTGACTCTGCATAGTTCTGGAAATGGGCACGTCCATTGCACTGCGTCATGGGATGATATTCCACAGCCGATGCCTGACCTGCCACTGGATGTCATTCAGAAAGGTTTGTTTCCATCTGAATTCCCCTCGCGAATTTCTGGTCCACTTCAGCTCCAGTGCAGCAGCGTGCTGGATTTGCCTCATCGAGGAGGTATTCATGGAACTGAAGCTTCTCCCTGGACCGAAGTGGCAATGCATCTGGCTGAGGAGCTCCAGCCTGGCCGTTACTGA
- the tex261 gene encoding protein TEX261, whose protein sequence is MWFIYLLSWVSLLIQVSFVTLAIAAGLYYLAELIEEYTVATSRIIKYMIMISTAVLTGLYLFEGFPMLMIGVGLFTNLVYFGLLQTFPYIMLSSPNFILSCILVVINHYMAFQYFAEEYYAFSEVLAYFTICLWVIPFAFFVSLSAGENVLPSTMQQGDDVVSNYFTKGKRGKRSGILLIFSFLKEAVLPSRQKMY, encoded by the exons atgtggtttatttatttacttagcTGGGTCTCCTTGTTAATACAGGTGTCCTTTGTTACCCTCGCTATTG CTGCAGGTCTATACTACCTGGCAGAGTTGATAGAGGAGTACACAGTTGCCACCAGTcgaataataaaatacatgataatg ATCTCCACAGCTGTACTGACAGGACTGTACCTGTTTGAGGGCTTCCCCATGCTCATGATTGGAGTCGGCCTCTTCACTAACCTGGTGTACTTTGGACTGCTGCAAACGTTCCCTTACATTATGCTCAGCTCACCAAACTTCATCCTGTCATGTA tactgGTGGTGATAAATCACTATATGGCCTTCCAGTACTTTGCAGAGGAGTACTATGCCTTTTCGGAG GTTCTAGCATACTTCACAATTTGCCTGTGGGTGATACCATTTGCTTTCTTTGTATCCCTGTCTGCTGGGGAGAATGTTCTTCCATCTACAATGCAGCAAGGAG ATGATGTGGTGTCAAACTACTTTACCAAAGGGAAGAGGGGCAAACGCTCCGGGATCCTCCTGATATTCTCCTTCCTGAAAGAGGCTGTTTTGCCAAGCCGGCAGAAAATGTACTGA